One region of Oryza glaberrima chromosome 7, OglaRS2, whole genome shotgun sequence genomic DNA includes:
- the LOC127779851 gene encoding uncharacterized protein LOC127779851: protein MKLSMLGEQSENKRKTFEKDNKCEEVFTRFNVKYFSKVINNLSVHDKEVIGRICFKSLLNFQSSFVPNQFASWIANHVDVSSSNIVVDDKVIPLIEDCVHIILGLPVGGIEISFNFELGKNKILETFGKSAMPSVKFFGDKFIKGEHMIDDQILISFMLVSLNCFLCPNSSLVPSNKYLSAFENIELIDNLNWSKLIFDWLMKHIRKLEKSKSLGGCFYCLAVNYLDYVNFGLRKLPLDIPRINVWKGNMIKEFSKFDKKSKGVYGRRPLKDISSTCYKMIDTVASSDDVPKKHNNTSFFEMVNSSIPNMLPVDIKNKIHGLLVHYFGNEDDMADERPKKLLVDVLALLADASKSNADTNLSCEVDKLSKSCNPTDQNNDEKNDVTSAHSPKDNMDNDIDDNRNANNKEEIDNVDVAKIMKLTKEGQEFVTPVNCNPDSNIPSCLAPNKAKSRIVGFNNREPVLSDDDFPKFQIWDPADDIDILNNEVTPVFDHNKKYIVPDSFSPIPAKQAI, encoded by the exons ATGAAATTAAGCATGCTTGGTGAACAGTCTGAAAATAAG AGAAAAACCTTTGAGAAAGATAACAAGTGTGAAGAAGTTTTCACTAGATTCAATGTGAAGTATTTCTCTAAAGTAATCAATAATTTATCAGTACATGATAAGGAAGTTATTGGAAGGATTTGCTTTAAAAGCCTGCTGAATTTCCAGTCTTCATTTGTTCCAAATCAGTTTGCCTCTTGGATTGCTAATCATGTAGATGTGTCTTCTTCTAATATAGTTGTTGATGACAAAGTAATTCCATTGATAGAAGATTGTGTACATATTATTCTTGGATTGCCTGTTGGAGGAATTgaaatttcttttaattttgaaCTTGGAAAAAACAAGATTCTTGAAACATTTGGCAAATCAGCAATGCCCTCTGTGAAATTTTTTGGGGACAAGTTCATTAAAGGGGAACATATGATAGATGATCAAATTCTTATCAGTTTCATGCTAGTATCTCTCAACTGCTTTCTTTGTCCAAACTCTTCTTTGGTGCCTAGTAACAAATATCTGAGTGCATTTGAAAACATTGAGTTGATTGATAATTTGAATTGGAGCAAACTCATCTTTGATTGGTTGATGAAACATATAAGAAAGCTGGAGAAATCAAAGAGTCTTGGTGGATGTTTTTACTGTCTTGCG GTCAATTACTTGGACTATGTAAACTTTGGGCTCAGAAAGTTACCCTTAGACATTCCAAGGATCAATGTTTGGAAAGGCAATATGATCAaggaattttcaaaatttgataagaaatCCAAAGGTGTTTATGGCAGAAGACCATTGAAAGATATTTCATCAACTTGTTACAAAATG ATTGATACAGTTGCTTCCTCTGATGATGTTCCAAAGAAGCACAACAATACAAGCTTTTTTGAAATGGTCAATTCTTCAATTCCTAATATGTTGCCTGTTGACATTAAGAACAAAATACATGGGCTACTTGTTCATTATTTTGGTAATGAGGATGATATGGCTGATGAGAGACCCAAAAAACTACTTGTTGATGTGTTGGCTCTGTTAGCTGATGCAAGCAAGAGTAATGCTGACACAAATTTATCTTGTGAAGTCGACAAATTGT CTAAAAGTTGCAATCCAACAGACCAAAACaatgatgaaaaaaatgatgttaCTTCTGCTCACAGTCCAAAG GACAATATGGACAATGATATTGATGATAACAGAAATGCAAACAATAAAGAGGAAATTGATAATGTAGATGTTGCAAAAATAATGAAGCTTACAAAAGAAG gTCAAGAATTTGTTACTCCAGTAAACTGCAATCCAGACAGCAACATTCCTTCATGTTTag CTCCAAACAAGGCAAAGTCTCGAATTGTTGGGTTCAATAACAGGGAACCAGTTTTGTCAGACGATGATTTTCCAAAGTTTCAAATATGGGATCCTGCAGATGATATTGACATTTTGAATAATGAAGTTACACCGGTTTTCGATCACAATAAAAAGTATATTGTACCTGATTCTTTTTCCCCAATTCCTGCCAAGCAAGCTATTTAA
- the LOC127780154 gene encoding uncharacterized protein LOC127780154 → MELEEEKDPPKHQSKIKMNSAEIKKRKIGLGKDQGSEKKEMSGKNIKSIKETGTKGQSKELQKEESKSRKSTKDKSKKNKDMTQVPANAEEFHKEYTTKVIRKESRTYSLSIEQVIGTSSIQEMETNEQVKSKDTSKDMTQVPANAEEFHKEYTTKVIRKESRIDSSSIEQVIGTSSIQEMETNEQVKSKDTSKGISYELSQEEISINDKMKLNKEKTNSSDEYNNCTLHDEWSLLGAQNYSYTRLMKQIISSQPSISEVQQEISTESNFVATPRAFQNSMILTTSRTEDIPFDMDYADMDYANTNQVEDEDLEDNELENWNLDMFNLSNGQNVQNSADNSTEIGNQATTNVDTVESNDSDANGEMLTEENIKNFLEQEQEATKGNNAAIDAKKKKEKDPKFFSEFDLDENKKVTNLFWTDGRSIDWYEKYGDVEYTDQCNTLLD, encoded by the exons ATGGAGCTAGAGGAAGAGAAAGATCCCCCAAAACATCAATCCAAAATCAAGATGAATTCAGCAGAGATCAAGAAGAGAAAGATAGGCTTAGGAAAAGATCAAGGTTCAGAAAAGAAGGAAATGTCAGGAAAGAATATCAAATCTATCAAAGAAACTGGTACTAAAGGTCAATCCAAAGAACTCCAAAAAGAAGAATCGAAGAGCAGAAAGAGCACAAAAGACAAGTCCAAGAAGAACAAAG ATATGACTCAAGTTCCAGCAAATGCAGAAGAATTTCACAAGGAATACACCACCAAAGTGATCAGAAAAGAATCAAGAACat ATTCATTAAGCATAGAACAAGTCATCGGTACTTCAAGCATACAGGAAATGGAGACAAATGAACAAGTCAAATCAAAAGACACTTCCAAAG ATATGACTCAAGTTCCAGCAAATGCAGAAGAATTTCACAAGGAATACACCACCAAAGTGATCAGAAAAGAATCAAGAATAg ATTCATCAAGCATAGAACAAGTCATCGGTACTTCAAGCATACAGGAAATGGAGACAAATGAACAAGTCAAATCAAAAGACACTTCCAAAG GTATCTCATATGAGTTATCTCAAGAAGAAATAAGCATCAACGACAAGATGaaattaaataaagaaaaaacaaattcaagTGATGAGTACAACAATTGTACTCTACATGATGAATGGTCTCTTTTAGGA GCTCAAAATTATTCATATACAAGACTCATGAAACAAATTATATCATCTCAACCTTCAATATCTGAAGTTCAG CAAGAAATATCAACAGAATCAAACTTTGTTGCTACACCAAGAGCATTTCAG AATTCAATGATATTGACAACAAGTAGAACAGAAGATATTCCTTTTGATATGGATTATGCTGATATGGATTATGCTAATACAAATCAG GTTGAAGATGAGGATCTAGAAGATAATGAATTGGAAAATTGGAATCTTGATATGTTCAATCTGTCAAACGGTCAAAAT GTGCAAAATTCAGCTGACAACAGTACCGAAATTGGAAATCAAGCAACAACAAATGTTGATACAGTGGAAAGTAATGATTCAGATGCAAATGGAGAAATGTTGAcagaagaaaatataaaaaattttttggAGCAAGAACAAGAAGCTACAAAAGGAAATAATGCAGCAATTGATGCGAA aaagaagaaggagaaaGATCCAAAGTTCTTTTCTGAATTTGATTTGGATGAGAATAAGAAGGTGACAAATTTGTTTTGGACTGACGGAAGGTCAATTGACTGGTACGAGAAGTATGGAGATGTT GAGTATACGGATCAGTGCAATACTTTGCTGGATTGA
- the LOC127780852 gene encoding uncharacterized protein LOC127780852 gives MAAARVLCKRLTPLFLAAHASSSSVTCAGAAAAARTGMALMKNNPMKPPFSDSINGAKRPFSSTSTKNTDPFVSSERGLCSYIFLFVNMTFISSVLTVREC, from the exons ATGGCCGCCGCGCGTGTCCTGTGCAAGAGATTGACGCCCCTGTTCCTTGCCGCTCATGCGTCTTCTTCCTCTGTCACCTGCGCAGGCGCTGCTGCT GCAGCAAGAACTGGCATGGCCTTAATGAAAAACAATCCCATGAAGCCGCCATTTTCGGATTCTATTAATGGAGCCAAGAGACCTTTTTCATCCACATCCACCAAGAACACTGATCCTTT CGTCTCTTCAGAAAGAGGTTTATGTTCCTATATCTTTTTATTCGTGAACATGACATTTATCTCGTCAGTGCTCACGGTGCGTGAATGCTAA